From the Acidilutibacter cellobiosedens genome, one window contains:
- a CDS encoding urocanate hydratase: MIKIKLDDYLPEMPKFVEGIRRAPDRGFHLTKSQTETALKNALRYVPEKYHEQLIPEFLNELTTRGRIYGYRFRPEGRIYGKPIDEYEGNCIEGRAFQVMIDNNLDFDVALYPYELVTYGETGSVCQNWMQYRLIKKYLSVMTQDQTLVLESGHPLGLFKSRPESPRVIITNALMVGMFDNMKDWEIAEEMGVANYGQMTAGGWMYIGPQGIVHGTYNTILNAGRLKLGIPNDGDLRGKLFVTSGLGGMSGAQGKATEIAHGVGIIAEVDKSRIDTRLKQGWVKKCSSDLKEVFSWADESLKKKEPMSIAYLGNIVDLLKYVVDNNIHVDLLSDQTSCHNAHEGGYCPEGITFEERTRLLAKNPEKFVKLVDSTLRHHFKLIKVLTERGVYFFDYGNSFMKAVYDAGIKEISKNGVDEKDGFIWPSYVEDIMGPLLFDYGYGPFRWVCLSGKHEDLIKTDHAAMECIDFNRRYQDRDNYNWIKNAEKNKMVVGTQARILYQDAEGRIRIALKFNDLVRKGEIGPVMIGRDHHDVSGTDSPFRETSNIKDGSNVMADMAVQCYAGNAARGMSLVSLHNGGGVGIGKAVNGGFGLVLDGSYRVDEVIKSAILWDVMSGVARRSWARNEHSMETAAKFNKDNEGKGHITIPYLTDEKMIKNAVEDIFEKLK, from the coding sequence ATGATTAAAATAAAACTTGATGATTATCTTCCGGAGATGCCTAAATTTGTCGAAGGTATAAGAAGAGCACCGGACAGGGGATTTCATTTGACTAAGTCTCAAACAGAAACTGCATTAAAGAATGCATTGAGATATGTTCCTGAAAAATATCATGAACAATTAATCCCGGAATTTTTAAATGAGTTAACAACAAGAGGCAGAATTTACGGATACAGGTTCAGACCGGAAGGCAGAATTTATGGTAAGCCCATTGACGAGTATGAGGGCAACTGCATTGAAGGAAGGGCTTTTCAGGTTATGATTGATAATAACTTGGATTTTGATGTGGCTTTATATCCCTATGAACTTGTTACTTATGGGGAAACAGGAAGTGTTTGTCAAAATTGGATGCAGTACAGGCTGATAAAAAAATATTTAAGTGTAATGACTCAGGATCAGACTCTTGTACTGGAATCGGGACATCCCCTTGGTTTATTTAAGTCGAGACCAGAATCGCCAAGAGTAATAATTACAAACGCTTTAATGGTTGGAATGTTTGACAATATGAAAGATTGGGAAATTGCTGAAGAGATGGGAGTTGCCAATTATGGACAGATGACTGCCGGAGGATGGATGTATATAGGGCCTCAAGGAATAGTCCATGGAACTTATAATACCATATTGAACGCAGGAAGATTAAAATTGGGGATTCCCAATGACGGAGATTTAAGAGGAAAGCTGTTTGTTACGTCCGGTCTCGGGGGAATGAGCGGAGCTCAGGGCAAAGCAACGGAAATAGCTCATGGAGTAGGTATAATAGCGGAAGTTGATAAATCCAGAATAGATACTCGCCTCAAACAAGGATGGGTAAAAAAGTGCTCTTCCGATTTGAAAGAAGTATTTTCATGGGCAGATGAATCTTTAAAGAAAAAGGAGCCTATGTCCATAGCTTATCTTGGAAATATAGTTGATCTGCTTAAATATGTGGTAGATAATAACATACATGTAGATCTTCTTTCCGATCAGACGTCATGCCATAATGCTCATGAAGGAGGATATTGTCCTGAAGGAATAACATTTGAAGAGAGAACGAGGCTTTTGGCCAAAAATCCGGAAAAATTTGTAAAATTAGTTGACAGCACCTTAAGGCATCATTTTAAGTTGATTAAGGTTTTAACAGAAAGAGGAGTCTATTTCTTTGATTACGGAAATTCTTTTATGAAGGCCGTATATGATGCGGGCATCAAGGAAATATCAAAAAATGGCGTGGATGAAAAAGACGGATTCATATGGCCTTCCTATGTAGAGGATATAATGGGACCCCTTCTTTTCGATTATGGATATGGCCCATTCAGGTGGGTATGCCTAAGCGGAAAGCACGAGGATTTGATAAAAACCGATCATGCCGCTATGGAATGTATTGATTTTAACAGAAGATATCAGGATAGGGATAATTATAATTGGATAAAAAATGCGGAAAAAAATAAGATGGTAGTGGGAACTCAAGCAAGAATATTATATCAGGATGCGGAAGGCAGGATAAGAATAGCTCTTAAATTTAACGATCTGGTACGAAAGGGAGAAATAGGTCCTGTAATGATAGGAAGAGACCATCATGATGTATCTGGAACTGATTCCCCATTTAGGGAGACTTCAAATATTAAAGACGGAAGCAATGTCATGGCAGATATGGCTGTTCAATGTTATGCAGGAAACGCTGCAAGAGGTATGAGTTTGGTTTCTCTCCATAATGGCGGCGGGGTAGGAATAGGTAAGGCAGTAAACGGAGGATTTGGATTGGTACTTGATGGAAGTTATAGAGTAGATGAAGTGATCAAGTCAGCTATATTGTGGGATGTTATGAGCGGAGTTGCAAGACGATCTTGGGCAAGAAATGAACATTCCATGGAAACAGCCGCTAAATTTAATAAAGATAATGAAGGTAAAGGCCATATTACAATTCCTTATTTGACAGATGAAAAAATGATTAAAAATGCTGTAGAAGATATATTTGAAAAGTTAAAATAA
- the hutI gene encoding imidazolonepropionase: MKKGNILIKNASQIVTCSGNKAKFGKDMSDIHIIENGSVVIEEGLIKAAGKTEDILSKYDENNYEVLNLENKCVLPGFVDSHTHFVFGGYREEEFSWRLKGDSYMDIMNRGGGIANTVKATREASRGELIGLGKKRLDSMLHFGVTTVEGKSGYGLDYDTEIKQLEVMKELNDIHPVDVVSTFLGAHAVPAEYKGKQNDYIDFMIEKVMPYVAENELAEFCDVFCEEGVFSVEESRKILLEAKELGMKLKIHADEIASLGGAELGAELGTVSADHLLHASDKGIKDMAERKVVSTLLPTTAFCLREPFAKGRYMIDNGCGVALATDFNPGSGFTNSIPLIFALSAIYMNMTIEETITAMTINGAAALDRADTIGSIDVGKKGDLVVLEYPSYKFLPYNTGVNIVEKVIKNGVLVYSNGIK, encoded by the coding sequence ATGAAAAAAGGAAATATTTTGATAAAAAATGCTTCCCAAATTGTTACATGCAGTGGGAACAAGGCTAAATTCGGGAAGGACATGTCCGATATTCACATAATTGAGAACGGAAGCGTGGTAATAGAAGAAGGGCTAATTAAAGCAGCAGGAAAGACAGAGGACATTCTGAGCAAATATGATGAAAATAATTATGAGGTTTTAAATCTGGAAAACAAATGTGTATTGCCGGGTTTTGTGGATTCCCATACCCATTTTGTATTCGGAGGATACAGAGAAGAAGAATTCTCCTGGAGGCTTAAGGGTGACAGCTATATGGATATAATGAACAGAGGAGGAGGCATTGCCAATACTGTCAAAGCTACAAGAGAAGCTTCAAGAGGAGAACTTATAGGCTTAGGAAAGAAAAGATTGGATTCCATGCTGCATTTTGGAGTAACGACGGTGGAAGGGAAAAGCGGATACGGATTGGATTATGATACGGAAATAAAACAGTTGGAAGTTATGAAGGAACTTAATGATATCCATCCGGTGGATGTAGTATCAACGTTTTTGGGTGCCCATGCTGTTCCCGCTGAATATAAAGGAAAGCAGAATGATTATATAGATTTTATGATAGAGAAAGTAATGCCCTATGTAGCGGAAAACGAATTAGCGGAATTCTGTGATGTTTTCTGTGAAGAAGGAGTTTTCTCCGTAGAAGAATCAAGAAAAATTCTTTTAGAGGCAAAAGAGTTGGGAATGAAATTAAAAATTCATGCAGATGAAATAGCTTCTCTTGGAGGAGCAGAGCTGGGTGCAGAATTGGGAACCGTCTCTGCAGATCATCTTCTCCATGCTTCCGATAAGGGAATAAAAGATATGGCTGAAAGAAAAGTTGTAAGTACACTGCTTCCGACGACGGCTTTTTGTTTAAGGGAGCCGTTTGCCAAGGGTAGATATATGATAGATAATGGCTGTGGAGTAGCATTGGCAACTGATTTCAACCCGGGAAGCGGTTTTACCAATTCGATACCCCTTATCTTTGCTTTATCTGCCATATACATGAATATGACAATAGAAGAAACAATTACAGCCATGACTATAAACGGAGCGGCAGCCTTAGACAGGGCAGATACCATAGGCAGCATAGATGTTGGCAAAAAAGGAGATTTGGTTGTATTGGAATATCCTTCTTATAAATTTCTTCCTTATAACACAGGAGTTAATATAGTGGAGAAAGTTATAAAGAATGGAGTATTGGTTTATAGTAATGGAATAAAGTAA
- a CDS encoding flavodoxin family protein, producing MKALIVYSSFHHFNTKKVAERISAALDGKLIKDVDFDNGMIGDYDLIGFGSGIYAGKYHKNMRNIIENADLKGKNVFVFSTRGGGNTNCNDPAIKSLKEKGANVLGEFSCTGYDTFFIFKLWGGFAKGHPDEEDLKNAEKFAHTISDKFNNIN from the coding sequence ATGAAAGCGTTAATTGTTTATTCATCTTTTCATCATTTTAACACAAAAAAGGTTGCCGAAAGGATATCCGCCGCATTGGATGGAAAGCTGATAAAGGATGTTGATTTTGACAACGGTATGATAGGGGATTACGATTTAATCGGCTTTGGCTCAGGAATATATGCGGGAAAATATCATAAAAACATGAGAAATATAATTGAGAATGCGGACTTGAAGGGCAAAAATGTTTTTGTATTTTCCACGAGAGGAGGAGGAAATACTAACTGCAACGATCCTGCTATAAAATCTTTAAAGGAAAAGGGAGCAAATGTCTTAGGCGAATTTAGCTGTACCGGGTATGATACATTTTTTATATTTAAATTGTGGGGAGGATTTGCCAAGGGACATCCTGATGAAGAAGATTTAAAAAACGCAGAAAAATTTGCTCATACCATTTCAGACAAATTCAATAATATAAACTAA
- the pcrA gene encoding DNA helicase PcrA, which translates to MDYLQGLNEKQKEGVLHTEGPLLILAGAGSGKTRVITHKIAYLIEEKRVFPSNILAITFTNKAAKEMKERVEGLLKGRVEDIWMGTFHSMCVRILRREIESIGYKRNFSIYDSLDQKTLVKECITEKNLNKETFQEKPIINIISSLKDDMIDPDDYINENYKDYYRRNVGEIYGLYEEKLKKNNALDFDDLILKTVFLLKSDERIREKYQSKFEYIFVDEYQDTNKSQYELIKYLSGKHGNICVVGDEDQSVYGWRGADIRNILNFERDFKGAEVIKLEQNYRSTGNILDVANSIIKNNTERKGKKLWTAKERGQYATLKINFDEKEEANFVTQKVIDLIEEGKYKYGDFVILYRTNAQSRSFEETFIRNNIPYKIVGGLKFYDRKEVKDLIAYLRLIQNPLDDISLRRIINVPKRGIGASTLGKIEKYTSQTGESIYGALLDLDKIQGLSGRARNVIKSFTAMINKFLAMKEIMGVRDFIEEVVYSTGYIKELEEENSVESQSRIENLKEFISVAVDFETNYEGGTLEDFLANVSLLSDVDKTDERKDVVTMMTVHGAKGLEFPVVFLVGMEEGLFPISRALDSIHDMEEERRLCYVAVTRAEELLYISYANLRTIYGNTTYSLPSRFLKEIPDDMLKICKNDQRKEKQEDEIEYEERTDIKNRFEKKVNLKEDIQIGSKVNHKMWGMGTVVQIKKVGEDKEIVVAFENKGLKKLLLSIAPIEFVREVR; encoded by the coding sequence GTGGATTATCTACAGGGACTTAATGAAAAACAAAAGGAAGGGGTTCTTCACACGGAAGGCCCATTGTTAATATTGGCGGGAGCCGGTTCCGGGAAAACCAGAGTTATCACTCATAAAATTGCTTATCTGATTGAGGAAAAGAGAGTATTTCCGAGCAATATCCTGGCCATAACCTTTACGAATAAAGCAGCAAAAGAGATGAAAGAAAGGGTGGAGGGTTTGCTTAAGGGGAGAGTGGAAGATATATGGATGGGAACTTTTCATTCCATGTGTGTAAGAATATTGAGGAGAGAAATTGAATCAATTGGTTATAAAAGAAACTTTTCCATATATGACTCTCTTGATCAAAAGACTTTAGTAAAGGAATGTATAACAGAAAAAAATTTAAATAAGGAAACTTTTCAGGAAAAGCCTATAATTAACATTATCAGTTCTCTAAAGGATGACATGATTGATCCCGATGACTACATAAATGAAAATTATAAGGATTATTATAGGAGAAATGTGGGAGAAATATATGGCCTTTATGAGGAAAAACTTAAGAAGAACAATGCATTGGATTTTGACGATTTGATCTTGAAAACTGTTTTTCTTCTTAAATCCGATGAAAGAATTCGTGAGAAATATCAAAGCAAATTTGAGTATATATTTGTTGATGAATATCAGGATACTAATAAATCCCAATATGAACTTATAAAATATCTTTCAGGGAAGCACGGAAATATTTGTGTCGTTGGAGATGAAGATCAATCTGTATATGGCTGGAGAGGTGCCGATATAAGAAATATTTTAAACTTTGAAAGAGATTTCAAAGGCGCGGAAGTAATCAAACTTGAACAAAATTATCGTTCCACGGGAAATATTCTTGATGTTGCCAATTCCATCATTAAGAACAATACGGAGAGAAAAGGCAAAAAACTGTGGACTGCCAAAGAAAGAGGGCAATATGCTACTCTTAAAATTAATTTCGATGAAAAGGAAGAAGCAAATTTTGTTACTCAAAAGGTTATTGATCTGATAGAGGAAGGGAAATATAAATATGGTGATTTTGTTATACTATATAGGACTAATGCTCAATCCCGAAGTTTTGAAGAAACATTTATAAGAAACAACATACCTTACAAAATTGTAGGAGGATTAAAGTTTTATGATAGAAAGGAAGTAAAGGATTTAATTGCTTATTTGAGGCTTATTCAAAACCCTTTAGATGATATTTCTCTCAGAAGGATTATAAATGTGCCTAAAAGAGGGATAGGGGCGTCTACGCTGGGGAAAATAGAAAAGTATACTTCTCAAACCGGAGAAAGCATATATGGTGCTTTACTTGATTTAGATAAAATACAAGGATTAAGTGGGAGAGCAAGAAATGTCATTAAATCTTTTACTGCTATGATAAACAAATTTTTGGCTATGAAGGAGATAATGGGAGTAAGAGATTTTATAGAAGAAGTTGTATATTCGACGGGTTATATAAAAGAATTGGAAGAAGAAAATTCTGTTGAATCCCAAAGCAGAATAGAAAATTTAAAAGAATTTATATCTGTGGCAGTGGATTTTGAGACTAATTATGAAGGGGGAACTTTAGAGGACTTTCTTGCAAATGTGTCATTGCTCTCCGACGTTGATAAGACGGATGAAAGAAAAGACGTGGTAACCATGATGACCGTCCATGGTGCAAAAGGACTGGAGTTTCCGGTGGTATTTTTAGTCGGAATGGAAGAAGGGCTTTTTCCGATAAGCAGAGCTTTGGATAGTATTCATGATATGGAAGAGGAAAGAAGGCTTTGCTATGTAGCAGTGACAAGAGCTGAAGAACTTTTATATATTTCCTATGCAAACTTAAGAACTATATATGGAAATACGACCTACAGCTTGCCTTCCAGGTTCTTAAAAGAGATTCCCGATGATATGCTAAAAATATGCAAGAATGATCAGAGAAAAGAAAAACAGGAAGATGAAATTGAATATGAGGAAAGGACAGATATTAAAAATAGATTTGAAAAGAAAGTGAATCTTAAAGAGGACATTCAAATCGGAAGTAAGGTTAATCACAAAATGTGGGGAATGGGTACTGTAGTGCAGATAAAAAAAGTAGGTGAAGATAAAGAAATAGTTGTTGCTTTTGAAAATAAGGGATTAAAAAAATTGCTTCTTTCAATTGCTCCTATAGAGTTTGTAAGGGAGGTTAGATAA
- the ligA gene encoding NAD-dependent DNA ligase LigA, whose product MESIDRMRELIDIIDDLDYYYYTLDNPKVSDKEYDEYYSQLIKLEKETGITLPSSPTQRVGGEILEKFEKHVHLGKLWSLDKSRSTGELINWDERIRRIINDYNEKNNEKLPPLEYVTEYKFDGLTINLTYNNGELVQGATRGNGSVGEAILPQLKTIKSIPLKIPFKGLVEIQGEGLMPLSALEEYNKTALEPLKNARNAAAGALRNLDPNETRKRKLIGYFYNVGYIEGKTFHDYVEMIDFLKENRLPVSNYLKVFTSIDQVIEEIERVKSERERLDILTDGVVIKINDTKTKDILGYTLKFPRWAIAYKYEAEETTTKLLEVKWNVGRTGKVTPTAILEPVEIGGVTVKRATLNNWDDIQRKKVKIGSKVLIRRSNDVIPEIMGVMEPNEEEITIEKPVKCPYCGSELIQMGVHMFCPNSLTCKPQLVSRIVHFSGRDGMNIEGFNDKTAEKLFEVLNLKDIPQIYELKYEDLIKLDGFKDKRVNNLLQSIKSSKKANLSSFIFALGIPNVGKRTASDLANHFKSLDGVMNASYEELISIPDIGDIVAKSIIEFFHDEKIRQGIEKLLREGIVLSFEERKEKESIFNGKTVVITGALKKYTRREAQDMVESLGGKVSSSVSKKTDYVIAGENPGSKYEKAVELGIKILNEEELYK is encoded by the coding sequence ATGGAAAGCATAGATAGAATGAGAGAATTAATAGATATAATAGATGATTTGGATTATTATTATTATACTTTGGATAATCCTAAAGTAAGCGATAAGGAATATGACGAATATTATAGTCAATTGATAAAACTCGAGAAGGAAACGGGAATTACACTTCCATCATCACCTACTCAAAGAGTAGGCGGAGAAATACTTGAAAAATTTGAAAAGCATGTTCATCTTGGAAAACTGTGGAGTTTGGACAAAAGCCGCAGTACAGGGGAACTGATAAATTGGGATGAAAGGATTAGAAGGATAATCAACGACTACAATGAAAAAAATAACGAAAAATTGCCTCCCTTAGAATATGTTACAGAATATAAATTTGACGGACTTACAATTAACCTTACTTATAACAACGGAGAATTGGTTCAAGGGGCTACAAGGGGAAACGGCTCTGTAGGAGAGGCCATACTTCCTCAATTGAAAACTATAAAATCGATTCCACTGAAAATTCCCTTCAAAGGACTGGTCGAAATTCAAGGGGAAGGGCTTATGCCTTTATCTGCTTTAGAGGAATATAACAAGACAGCCTTAGAACCCTTGAAAAATGCGAGAAATGCTGCGGCAGGAGCATTAAGAAACTTAGATCCCAATGAAACGAGGAAGAGAAAGCTAATAGGTTATTTTTACAATGTAGGATATATTGAAGGGAAAACATTCCATGACTATGTGGAAATGATTGATTTTTTAAAGGAAAACAGGCTTCCCGTAAGTAATTATTTGAAGGTATTTACAAGTATAGATCAGGTTATTGAAGAAATAGAAAGAGTGAAAAGCGAAAGGGAAAGATTAGATATTCTTACGGATGGAGTTGTAATAAAAATTAATGATACAAAGACAAAGGATATCTTGGGATATACTTTAAAATTTCCCAGATGGGCAATTGCATATAAGTATGAAGCGGAAGAGACTACGACTAAATTGCTGGAGGTCAAATGGAATGTCGGAAGAACGGGGAAGGTAACCCCTACGGCAATATTGGAACCTGTTGAAATCGGCGGAGTGACGGTTAAGAGAGCTACGCTTAATAATTGGGATGATATTCAGAGAAAAAAGGTTAAAATAGGTTCGAAAGTACTTATAAGGAGATCCAATGATGTAATTCCCGAAATAATGGGAGTCATGGAGCCTAACGAGGAAGAGATAACAATTGAAAAACCTGTTAAATGCCCTTACTGTGGAAGTGAGTTGATTCAAATGGGGGTTCATATGTTTTGCCCTAATTCATTGACCTGTAAGCCTCAACTTGTTTCCAGAATAGTCCATTTTTCCGGAAGAGACGGTATGAATATTGAGGGCTTTAATGATAAAACTGCGGAAAAGCTCTTTGAAGTATTGAACCTAAAAGATATCCCTCAGATATACGAATTGAAATATGAGGATTTAATAAAACTGGACGGATTTAAAGACAAAAGGGTAAACAACCTTCTTCAGTCAATAAAAAGCAGTAAAAAAGCAAACTTAAGTTCATTTATTTTTGCTTTGGGAATTCCTAATGTGGGAAAAAGAACGGCAAGCGATTTGGCAAATCATTTTAAATCCTTAGACGGAGTGATGAATGCATCCTATGAAGAATTAATATCCATACCTGATATAGGAGATATAGTGGCCAAAAGCATAATAGAATTTTTCCATGATGAAAAAATCCGTCAGGGAATCGAAAAATTATTAAGAGAAGGGATAGTTCTTTCATTTGAGGAAAGGAAGGAAAAAGAGTCTATATTCAATGGGAAAACTGTGGTAATAACCGGAGCTTTGAAAAAATACACGCGAAGAGAGGCACAAGATATGGTTGAAAGCCTAGGGGGTAAGGTATCAAGCAGTGTAAGCAAAAAGACGGATTATGTAATAGCGGGAGAAAATCCGGGTTCTAAATATGAGAAGGCAGTTGAACTGGGAATAAAAATATTGAATGAAGAGGAATTATATAAATGA
- the gatC gene encoding Asp-tRNA(Asn)/Glu-tRNA(Gln) amidotransferase subunit GatC, whose translation MISKEEVKHIAELSRLKFNEEEIEDFTRKFSEVLEYVEKLKEVDTEKAEPMYEVNSLIQLMREDKVKESIPKEDALLNAPDKEFGYFKLPKVVE comes from the coding sequence ATGATTTCGAAAGAGGAAGTGAAGCACATAGCGGAGCTTTCCAGGCTTAAATTTAATGAAGAAGAGATAGAGGATTTTACAAGAAAATTTTCTGAGGTATTGGAATATGTGGAAAAACTGAAAGAGGTAGATACAGAAAAGGCGGAGCCTATGTATGAAGTTAATTCTTTAATTCAATTGATGAGAGAAGATAAAGTTAAAGAAAGTATTCCAAAAGAAGATGCTCTTCTAAATGCTCCGGATAAAGAATTCGGCTATTTTAAATTGCCGAAGGTAGTTGAGTAG
- the gatA gene encoding Asp-tRNA(Asn)/Glu-tRNA(Gln) amidotransferase subunit GatA, which produces MKIVEISAKELAERIKSKEISSEEVIKAYFERIEEAEEKVDAFITLTKEDALKSAKKTDEKISRGEKLGAIEGIPVAIKDNIVTKGIKTTCASKILENFIPPYNATVVDKIKNEGGIIIGKTNMDEFAMGSSTENSRFKNTKNPYDLSRVPGGSSGGSAAAVASLEAPLALGSETGGSVRQPASFCGVVGIKPTYGLVSRYGLIAFASSLDQIGTLGRNVEDCAFMLNVISGYDDKDSTSVNMVKKDYMKYLSEDIKGMKIALPKEYFGEGVDKNISERIRESARAFEKLGATIEEVSLPYTQYALPCYYLIATSEASSNLARFDGIRYGYRAKDYSDINELYINTRSQGFGEEVKRRIMLGTYSLSSGYYDAYYKKAQKVRGLLKKDFDKIFEKYDLILSPTSPTLPFRIGERSDDPVSMYMADVLTVSVNLTGCCAISVPCGYIENLPVGLQLIGNRFNEEKILRAAYAFEKNSGTEKILPDLRGEENEI; this is translated from the coding sequence TTGAAAATAGTTGAAATTTCCGCAAAGGAATTGGCTGAAAGAATAAAATCCAAAGAAATATCAAGTGAAGAAGTTATAAAAGCATATTTTGAGAGAATAGAAGAAGCAGAAGAAAAAGTGGATGCCTTTATTACTTTGACTAAGGAAGATGCTTTAAAGTCAGCAAAAAAAACAGATGAGAAGATATCAAGAGGAGAAAAACTTGGAGCCATTGAAGGAATACCTGTTGCAATTAAGGATAATATTGTGACTAAGGGAATTAAAACCACCTGTGCATCTAAAATATTGGAAAACTTTATTCCTCCCTATAATGCAACGGTTGTGGATAAAATAAAAAATGAGGGAGGAATAATTATAGGAAAGACCAATATGGACGAATTCGCCATGGGGTCTTCTACGGAAAATTCCCGATTTAAGAATACAAAAAATCCCTATGATTTAAGCAGAGTGCCGGGAGGTTCCAGCGGAGGATCTGCGGCAGCCGTGGCTTCTCTTGAAGCACCCCTTGCATTGGGCTCGGAAACCGGTGGTTCCGTAAGACAGCCGGCAAGTTTTTGTGGGGTTGTCGGGATTAAACCTACATATGGATTGGTTTCCAGATATGGCCTTATAGCCTTTGCTTCCTCTTTGGATCAAATAGGTACCCTTGGAAGGAATGTAGAGGATTGTGCTTTTATGCTTAATGTAATTTCAGGGTATGATGATAAAGATTCCACATCTGTTAATATGGTGAAGAAAGATTATATGAAATATTTGTCTGAAGATATAAAGGGAATGAAAATAGCCCTTCCGAAAGAATATTTCGGAGAAGGAGTAGACAAAAACATAAGTGAAAGGATACGTGAAAGCGCAAGGGCCTTTGAAAAATTGGGGGCGACGATAGAAGAAGTATCTTTACCTTATACTCAGTATGCATTGCCCTGCTATTATTTAATTGCAACTTCTGAAGCAAGTTCTAATTTGGCTCGTTTTGATGGAATAAGATATGGTTATAGAGCAAAAGATTATTCTGACATAAATGAATTATATATAAATACAAGATCACAGGGATTTGGAGAAGAGGTAAAAAGAAGAATAATGCTTGGAACTTATTCTTTAAGCAGCGGATATTATGATGCATATTATAAAAAAGCTCAAAAAGTGAGAGGATTGCTTAAGAAGGATTTTGATAAAATTTTTGAGAAATATGATTTGATTCTGTCCCCTACATCTCCTACTCTTCCGTTCAGGATAGGAGAAAGATCGGATGATCCGGTATCGATGTATATGGCAGATGTTCTTACGGTTTCCGTAAACTTGACTGGTTGCTGTGCTATATCAGTTCCTTGCGGTTATATAGAAAATTTACCTGTAGGACTTCAACTAATCGGTAATAGGTTCAATGAGGAAAAGATATTGAGAGCTGCCTATGCTTTTGAAAAGAATAGCGGAACAGAAAAAATATTACCGGATTTAAGAGGTGAAGAAAATGAAATATAA